One window from the genome of Schistocerca piceifrons isolate TAMUIC-IGC-003096 chromosome 1, iqSchPice1.1, whole genome shotgun sequence encodes:
- the LOC124745137 gene encoding odorant receptor 43a-like, giving the protein MSRRTNRCCTLPAITQFAVSAPEEGLRLSDSALSLLGPGATLRRLMGLWRPEDGAVLSVSSVLASVTLGSIAFPVVCSILKLCVDPPQPLEEVTLCGFVACMDFGFLIKAALFIKQGATMHQLVRLLWETRGRYSNGLSNEKTRTRYEKLVGRLYVYMQMVVVPALLCWVSSPLLSQVFLTSREDAPDGSRQLPVHVWLPADVNRSPTYEILYVAQSFSLMVLSQATVCMDVFFVHLMLMVAAELEVLNDNISAMEQGQLQRGRSRYDGTTMSDDQNIDEREFIRGDHLQDVALTSSLRAEDKHTYAELVKNVHHHQQVLRSVSLLQKAMDASIFILLFINMANLCGTVFVAAVSEKLVSSAFSCGWPDCNRRFKHSLLIFMMAAMRPLDITVGKMCKLSKQMLLQVLNGSYALLNMLYHFHRTL; this is encoded by the exons ATGTCTCGCAGGACCAACCGCTGCTGTACATTACCTGCGATAACGCAGTTTGCGGTATCTGCTCCTGAGGAGGGACTGCGGCTGTCAGACAGTGCTCTTTCGCTTCTGGGCCCTGGTGCGACTCTGAGGCGGCTTATGGGTCTCTGGCGACCTGAAGATGGGGCCGTACTGAGCGTTTCCAGCGTGCTCGCCTCCGTCACTTTGGGCTCCATCGCCTTCCCAGTGGTCTGCAGCATCCTCAAACTGTGCGTGGATCCTCCTCAGCCCCTGGAGGAAGTCACGCTCTGCGGCTTCGTCGCTTGCATGGATTTCGGATTTCTAATCAAG GCTGCTCTCTTCATTAAACAAGGAGCCACGATGCATCAACTCGTCCGGCTGTTATGGGAAACCAGAGGAAGATACAGCAATGGATTAAGCAACGAGAAGACTCGCACCCGCTATGAGAAACTGGTGGGCCGTTTGTACGTTTACATGCAG ATGGTGGTGGTGCCGGCGCTGCTCTGCTGGGTCTCGTCGCCACTGCTGTCCCAAGTTTTCCTCACCTCCAGAGAGGACGCTCCAGACGGTTCCAGACAGCTTCCCGTGCACGTCTGGCTGCCGGCCGATGTGAATCGCTCGCCAACATATGAGATTCTGTATGTAGCGCAGTCGTTCAGCCTGATGGTGTTGTCTCAGGCCACTGTATGCATGGACGTTTTCTTTGTGCACCTCATGCTCATGGTTGCAGCTGAGCTGGAAGTCTTAAATGACAACATTTCAGCTATGGAACAAGGACAGCTGCAGCGTGGTAGATCCAGATATGATGGTACTACCATGTCTGACGATCAAAACATTGATGAACGTGAATTTATCAGAGGTGATCATCTCCAAGATGTTGCTCTAACGTCATCACTACGTGCCGAGGATAAACATACGTATGCAGAACTTGTGAAGAACGTTCACCATCATCAGCAAGTTCTGAG ATCTGTCAGCCTCTTGCAGAAAGCAATGGATGCATCGATTTTCATTCTTCTTTTCATCAACATGGCTAACCTCTGTGGCACGGTGTTTGTGGCTGCTGTG AGCGAGAAACTCGTCAGCTCGGCCTTCAGCTGTGGTTGGCCTGATTGTAACCGTCGTTTCAAACACAGCCTACTTATCTTCATGATGGCGGCGATGCGTCCGCTCGACATTACTGTGGGCAAGATGTGCAAGCTGTCCAAGCAGATGCTGCTACAG GTGCTCAACGGGTCATACGCGCTACTGAACATGCTTTATCATTTCCACCGCACACTGTGA